Proteins co-encoded in one Chloroflexota bacterium genomic window:
- a CDS encoding class II fructose-bisphosphate aldolase, translated as MPLVTSKEMLQLALERHFAIGAFNANNMEQIQAIVETAQEERAPVILQVSQGAIRYAGLEFAAGMVKIAASLVDVPVVLHLDHGTDFDQNVLCLRAGFTSLMYDGSKKSFEENVATTKRIVEIAHICGIPVEAELGRVARIEEGLSPEQVHALMTDPDQAAEFIRLTGADSLAIACGSVHGMEVREAELDIDRIVAVRKATNVPLVLHGSSGVTHESILAGIEAGLCKINVATYLNQAFVQGIHEGVKAHPDEIDPRKYLERSRKLVKEAVREKIRLFGSAGLISAGGGFVSPPKQFRSAKIGGTEE; from the coding sequence ATGCCTCTTGTTACAAGCAAGGAAATGCTGCAATTAGCATTGGAGCGCCATTTCGCCATCGGTGCCTTTAACGCCAACAATATGGAGCAGATTCAAGCCATCGTGGAGACGGCTCAGGAAGAGCGCGCCCCCGTCATTCTTCAGGTAAGCCAAGGTGCGATCCGTTACGCAGGGCTGGAATTCGCCGCAGGGATGGTGAAGATCGCCGCGAGTTTAGTGGATGTGCCTGTGGTATTGCACCTGGATCACGGGACCGATTTTGACCAAAACGTGCTTTGCCTGCGCGCTGGATTCACCTCCCTCATGTACGACGGCTCGAAGAAGTCATTTGAGGAAAACGTGGCTACGACCAAGAGAATTGTCGAGATCGCTCACATCTGCGGCATACCAGTGGAGGCCGAACTGGGGCGTGTCGCCCGCATCGAGGAGGGACTTTCGCCTGAACAGGTGCATGCCCTCATGACCGACCCCGATCAGGCGGCCGAGTTCATCCGGCTAACTGGCGCGGACTCGCTGGCTATTGCTTGCGGATCGGTGCATGGTATGGAGGTTCGGGAAGCGGAGTTGGATATTGACCGCATCGTGGCTGTTCGCAAGGCAACGAATGTGCCACTGGTGTTGCACGGCTCCTCAGGTGTCACCCATGAGAGTATCTTGGCAGGCATTGAAGCCGGCCTCTGCAAGATCAACGTGGCGACCTATCTGAACCAGGCGTTTGTGCAAGGCATACATGAGGGGGTCAAAGCCCATCCCGACGAGATTGACCCGCGCAAGTACTTGGAGCGTTCCCGCAAGTTGGTGAAGGAAGCAGTGCGGGAGAAAATACGCCTATTCGGCAGCGCTGGGCTTATCAGCGCGGGCGGTGGCTTCGTCAGTCCGCCCAAACAATTCCGCAGCGCTAAGATTGGAGGGACTGAGGAATAG
- a CDS encoding 6-phosphofructokinase, with protein MRVGILTGGGDVPGLNAAIRAVARRSFEHGFEVLGVKDGWKGLLEGMIEPLGMRSVSGILHVGGTILGSSRTNPFKIENGVQRVIDNMRKFDMDALVAIGGDDTLGVAGKLAELGAPAVGIPKTMDNDVYGTDYCIGFDTAVTVVADALDRLHTTAEAHHRVIVVEVMGRYTGWVATVGGLAGGADFIFIPEKPSSIQECVEHVERRFAMGKRFGIIVVSEGAKIKEIIYDEKQLGQADAFGHVRLDLRGIGTTVAQELEKRTKIETRYVVLGHLQRGGSPTVFDRVLATRLGVRAADMIKEKKFGYMAAIQGNKIVDVPLKDVVGRIREVDPELYNLAEIFY; from the coding sequence GTGAGAGTCGGTATCCTAACTGGTGGTGGTGATGTCCCAGGACTTAATGCAGCCATACGGGCGGTAGCCCGCCGTTCGTTCGAACACGGGTTCGAGGTCTTGGGTGTTAAAGATGGCTGGAAGGGCTTGCTGGAAGGCATGATCGAGCCCTTGGGGATGCGATCCGTCTCTGGTATCCTGCATGTAGGCGGCACCATACTGGGTTCCTCGCGCACCAATCCGTTTAAGATCGAAAATGGTGTGCAAAGGGTCATAGACAATATGCGCAAGTTTGATATGGATGCCCTAGTGGCCATCGGCGGCGATGACACGCTGGGCGTCGCTGGCAAACTGGCTGAACTGGGTGCTCCCGCGGTGGGCATCCCCAAGACCATGGATAATGATGTGTACGGCACAGATTACTGCATCGGCTTCGACACAGCCGTGACCGTGGTGGCCGATGCGCTGGATCGGCTGCACACCACTGCGGAAGCACACCATCGCGTGATCGTGGTAGAGGTGATGGGTCGCTACACTGGATGGGTGGCCACTGTAGGCGGGCTGGCAGGTGGCGCAGACTTCATTTTCATCCCCGAGAAGCCCTCCAGCATCCAGGAGTGTGTCGAGCACGTAGAACGTCGCTTCGCCATGGGCAAGCGCTTTGGCATCATCGTCGTATCAGAGGGTGCTAAGATCAAGGAGATCATCTACGATGAGAAACAACTGGGGCAAGCCGATGCGTTCGGCCATGTGAGGTTGGATTTGCGCGGCATCGGTACGACAGTGGCCCAAGAATTGGAGAAGCGCACCAAAATTGAGACCCGCTACGTGGTTCTCGGCCACTTGCAGCGTGGCGGGTCGCCGACGGTGTTCGACCGCGTGCTAGCCACTCGGCTGGGAGTGCGTGCGGCGGACATGATTAAAGAGAAGAAGTTCGGGTACATGGCAGCCATACAAGGCAACAAGATCGTAGACGTACCACTCAAAGATGTAGTGGGGCGGATCCGGGAGGTAGACCCCGAACTGTACAATCTGGCGGAGATTTTCTACTAG
- a CDS encoding type II toxin-antitoxin system HicA family toxin, producing the protein MSKLPRISGRECVKALGKAGFYFKRQEGSHIILRRDDPFAQIVVPDHKELDRGTLRAIIRQAGLSVDEFVNLL; encoded by the coding sequence ATGAGCAAATTACCAAGGATTTCGGGCCGTGAGTGCGTCAAAGCATTGGGGAAAGCAGGCTTCTACTTCAAGCGGCAAGAAGGGAGCCACATCATCCTACGTCGGGATGATCCTTTCGCTCAAATTGTCGTTCCTGATCATAAAGAGCTGGATAGAGGCACACTGCGTGCGATCATCCGGCAGGCAGGTCTCAGCGTAGATGAATTCGTGAACTTGTTGTGA
- a CDS encoding type II toxin-antitoxin system HicB family antitoxin produces the protein MRQVIIYPGEDGYWVAECPSLPGCISQGKTKEEAIANIREAIRGYIAALEEDHLPVPEERFEALLVAV, from the coding sequence ATGAGGCAGGTGATTATTTACCCTGGCGAAGATGGCTATTGGGTGGCTGAGTGTCCTAGCCTGCCTGGTTGCATTAGTCAGGGCAAGACAAAAGAAGAGGCTATTGCGAACATCAGAGAAGCAATTCGGGGGTACATTGCTGCATTGGAGGAAGATCATCTTCCTGTTCCAGAAGAACGCTTCGAAGCGCTTCTGGTGGCGGTATGA
- a CDS encoding thermonuclease family protein — MKTWHKVIIGDSRDMKEVADESVHLIITSPPYWQLKDYGNGRQIGFNDSYEEYINNLNLVWSECHRVLHKGCRLCINIGDQFARSVYYGRYKVIPIRTEIIKFCESAGFDYMGAIIWQKVTTCHTTGGATVMGSFPYPRNGILKLDYEFILIFKKYGNPPRVSKEIREQSKLTEEEWHQYFTGHWNFPGEKQGKHLAMFPEELPKRLIKMFSFVGDTVLDPFLGSGTTSLAAKNLNRNSIGYEINEDFLPLIQKKVGLEQGALFGDVIFEIIRQEEIRTDFRNAIQRLPYVFKDPIRFDKRIDPRKLKFGSKIDSSSSGRETCYSVREVVSPEILVLHNGLRVRLLGVRERPERRQEAIQFLRAKTRGQKVFLRFDTIKYDEENNLLCYLYLRNKTFLNAHLIKNGLVDVDISLDYKYRSRFLSQKVAE, encoded by the coding sequence ATGAAAACTTGGCATAAGGTAATCATTGGCGATTCAAGAGATATGAAGGAGGTAGCGGATGAGTCCGTCCACCTCATTATTACTTCTCCACCCTACTGGCAGTTGAAAGACTATGGGAATGGAAGGCAGATAGGCTTCAACGACAGTTATGAAGAATATATCAACAATCTCAATTTGGTTTGGAGTGAATGCCATAGAGTTTTGCACAAAGGATGCCGTTTGTGCATTAACATCGGCGATCAGTTTGCGCGTTCTGTTTACTACGGAAGGTACAAAGTTATTCCAATAAGAACGGAAATCATTAAGTTTTGTGAAAGCGCGGGTTTCGACTATATGGGGGCTATTATCTGGCAGAAAGTTACTACTTGCCATACAACCGGCGGAGCTACAGTGATGGGGTCTTTTCCCTATCCGCGAAATGGAATCCTCAAGCTGGACTACGAGTTTATTTTAATCTTCAAGAAATACGGAAATCCGCCAAGGGTAAGCAAAGAAATTAGAGAGCAATCGAAATTGACAGAAGAGGAATGGCATCAGTACTTCACAGGACACTGGAACTTTCCAGGCGAGAAACAAGGCAAGCATCTGGCAATGTTTCCTGAGGAGTTACCGAAGCGCCTCATAAAAATGTTTAGTTTTGTTGGTGATACAGTGCTCGACCCTTTTCTCGGAAGTGGCACAACCTCATTGGCTGCCAAGAATCTGAACAGGAACTCTATCGGATATGAGATTAATGAAGATTTTCTTCCACTTATACAGAAAAAGGTTGGACTGGAGCAGGGAGCGCTTTTTGGAGATGTGATTTTTGAAATAATTAGACAGGAGGAGATCAGAACAGACTTTAGAAACGCGATTCAAAGACTCCCTTATGTCTTCAAAGATCCGATACGGTTTGACAAAAGGATTGATCCGAGAAAGTTGAAATTTGGATCGAAAATAGACAGTTCTTCTTCTGGGCGAGAAACGTGCTATTCTGTGAGAGAAGTCGTCTCACCAGAGATATTAGTTTTGCATAACGGACTGAGGGTCAGGCTACTAGGGGTGAGAGAAAGGCCGGAAAGGAGGCAGGAGGCAATTCAGTTCTTACGTGCAAAAACCCGTGGACAGAAAGTCTTCCTGAGATTTGACACAATAAAATACGACGAAGAAAATAATTTACTTTGCTATCTTTACCTGCGGAACAAGACCTTTCTCAATGCCCATTTGATCAAAAATGGTTTAGTTGATGTAGATATCTCCCTCGACTACAAATATAGGTCGAGATTCTTGTCACAGAAGGTGGCAGAATAG
- a CDS encoding sigma-70 family RNA polymerase sigma factor: MDEKAAISAAQKGDTQAFNRLVLIYQGLAYNVAYRMLGDEDAAADATQDAFLSAYRAIAQFRGGSFKAWLLRIVTNACYDQLRHQQRRPATSLDDLIVDSDHSTLFEDERESPEHYAIRRELAQEIQKGLRTLPIEQRVTLILSDIQGLSYEEIAAVTGTSLGTVKSRLSRGRARLRDYLRETGELLPARYRLHSESPK; this comes from the coding sequence GTGGACGAAAAGGCGGCTATCAGTGCTGCTCAGAAGGGCGACACCCAGGCGTTCAATCGCCTGGTGTTAATCTATCAGGGGCTGGCCTACAACGTGGCTTATCGTATGTTGGGCGATGAAGACGCCGCCGCTGACGCCACTCAAGACGCCTTTCTGTCCGCTTATCGGGCTATTGCTCAGTTTCGCGGAGGCTCCTTCAAGGCATGGCTACTACGCATCGTCACCAATGCCTGCTACGACCAACTTCGCCATCAGCAACGCCGCCCAGCTACCTCCCTCGATGACCTGATCGTGGACTCGGATCACAGCACCCTATTTGAAGACGAGCGTGAATCCCCTGAGCACTACGCTATCCGTCGGGAACTCGCACAGGAGATCCAGAAAGGACTGCGCACATTGCCCATCGAGCAGCGCGTGACCCTCATTCTCTCCGACATCCAAGGCCTGAGTTATGAGGAAATCGCCGCCGTGACAGGCACTTCTCTCGGTACGGTGAAATCCAGGCTCAGTCGTGGGCGCGCCCGCCTGCGTGACTATCTACGGGAAACGGGGGAACTTCTGCCAGCCCGTTATCGTCTACATAGTGAATCGCCGAAGTAA
- a CDS encoding zf-HC2 domain-containing protein gives MSPSANKVSATEHERYREDLSAYLDRQLEPARMAEVEAHLVACEACREELASLEQTVLWLRQLPPVRLPRSFVIPVAKPAPQRATTLGWTYGYLRLATALAMALLVLVVSGDLFLQFGLGPQAPAALPAPVAMQPAEFGIKAVPTEPSELTLGLAGEEGVAEPTPTPDTTLRVAYAPVESPSPQSVDAGAKALTPEGLGIGETIEYTPTYAVVARESPEQPTPETAAALTSEGQRGQPPSVAPQPTPEPTATPKPTLVPQPTPTLLVVAMERGAGPVPTVPPPAHEYALVQYEDTITPLLRMVEVVLLVLVVVLVGLTWWARRSRV, from the coding sequence ATGTCCCCATCTGCAAACAAAGTAAGTGCAACGGAACATGAGCGCTATCGGGAGGACCTCTCCGCGTATTTGGACCGACAGTTGGAGCCGGCTCGAATGGCTGAGGTCGAGGCCCATTTGGTAGCGTGCGAGGCTTGCCGAGAAGAACTAGCTTCTCTCGAGCAGACAGTGCTCTGGCTGCGCCAGTTACCGCCCGTTCGGCTGCCGCGTTCGTTTGTTATTCCGGTGGCGAAGCCCGCTCCGCAACGAGCCACGACACTGGGATGGACTTACGGCTACCTGCGCCTGGCAACTGCCCTGGCGATGGCGTTATTGGTGCTGGTAGTGTCGGGGGATCTTTTCCTGCAATTTGGGCTGGGTCCACAGGCGCCCGCGGCCCTGCCCGCGCCTGTGGCAATGCAGCCCGCGGAATTCGGGATCAAAGCCGTGCCGACGGAGCCAAGCGAACTGACATTAGGCTTGGCTGGTGAAGAGGGAGTCGCAGAACCCACGCCCACACCCGATACGACATTGAGAGTTGCCTACGCACCCGTAGAATCGCCATCGCCACAGTCGGTGGATGCGGGGGCGAAAGCGCTGACGCCTGAAGGACTGGGTATCGGTGAGACAATCGAATACACGCCCACGTACGCCGTGGTAGCCCGCGAATCACCAGAGCAACCCACGCCGGAAACGGCTGCTGCCCTTACAAGCGAGGGCCAACGCGGCCAACCTCCATCGGTGGCACCACAGCCGACACCTGAGCCCACCGCCACGCCCAAACCCACCCTTGTGCCCCAACCAACGCCGACCTTGCTGGTGGTGGCCATGGAAAGGGGCGCGGGCCCAGTGCCCACTGTCCCACCACCTGCCCACGAGTACGCCCTCGTGCAATACGAGGACACGATCACACCACTTTTGCGGATGGTGGAGGTCGTCCTGTTGGTGTTGGTTGTTGTGCTGGTTGGGCTGACCTGGTGGGCGCGCCGAAGCCGGGTGTAG